From Aliarcobacter butzleri, the proteins below share one genomic window:
- the typA gene encoding translational GTPase TypA: MRDIRNIAVIAHVDHGKTTLVDELLKQSGTFSSHQNVEERVMDSNAIEKERGITILSKNTAVDYEGVRINIIDTPGHADFGGEVERVLKMVDSVLLLVDAQEGVMPQTKFVVKKALSLGHRPIVVVNKIDKPAAEPDRVVDEVFDLFAQMDATEEQLEFPVIYAAARDGYARFDANDGNMDLKPLFETILKEVPKPIGADENGLQLQVFTLDYDNFIGKIGIARIFNGTISQGETVLLCKADGEKVKGRVSKLIGFKGLERVEIKTAGAGDIVAVAGFETIDVGDSLCDPTNPMPLDPMHIEEPTLSVTFAVNDSPLAGTEGKFVTSNKIDERLKAEMNTNIAMNYEQIGEGKFKVNGRGELQITILAENMRREGFEFCIGRPEVIIREENGVKMEPFEHLVIDTPDEFSGAIIEKLGKRKANMTNMVPMGQGYTRLEFEIPARGLIGIRTEFLTETKGEGVMNHSFLEFRPYSGTVESRKYGALVSMENGEALAYSIFNLQDRGVMFVKPQDKVYIGMVIGQHAKDNDLDVNPIKGKQQSNVRSSGADEAIKLIPPRLMSLENALEWIEDDELVEVTPLSVRVRKRELDPTVRKRTAKKEKNA; the protein is encoded by the coding sequence ATGAGAGATATTAGAAACATAGCCGTAATTGCACACGTTGACCACGGTAAAACAACACTAGTTGATGAATTATTAAAACAATCAGGAACATTTTCATCTCACCAAAATGTAGAAGAAAGAGTAATGGATAGTAATGCTATTGAAAAAGAAAGAGGGATTACAATTCTTTCAAAAAATACAGCAGTTGATTATGAAGGTGTAAGAATTAACATCATTGACACTCCGGGACACGCCGATTTTGGTGGAGAAGTTGAGAGGGTTTTAAAAATGGTTGACTCTGTTTTACTTCTTGTTGATGCACAAGAAGGAGTAATGCCACAAACAAAATTCGTTGTTAAAAAAGCACTATCTTTAGGACATAGACCAATCGTTGTTGTAAATAAAATTGATAAACCAGCAGCTGAGCCTGATAGAGTTGTTGATGAGGTATTTGACCTTTTTGCTCAAATGGATGCAACTGAAGAACAATTAGAATTCCCAGTTATTTATGCAGCTGCAAGAGATGGATATGCAAGATTTGATGCAAATGATGGAAATATGGATTTAAAACCGCTATTTGAAACAATTTTAAAAGAAGTTCCAAAACCAATTGGTGCTGATGAAAATGGTTTACAACTTCAAGTATTTACACTTGATTATGATAATTTTATTGGAAAAATTGGTATTGCAAGAATTTTTAATGGAACAATTTCTCAAGGTGAAACAGTTTTATTATGTAAAGCAGATGGTGAAAAAGTAAAAGGAAGAGTATCTAAACTTATTGGATTTAAAGGTTTAGAAAGAGTTGAAATTAAAACGGCAGGAGCAGGAGATATCGTTGCAGTTGCTGGATTCGAAACAATTGATGTTGGTGATTCTTTATGTGATCCAACAAATCCTATGCCACTTGACCCAATGCACATTGAAGAACCAACACTTTCTGTTACTTTTGCTGTAAATGATTCTCCACTTGCTGGAACTGAAGGTAAATTTGTAACTTCAAACAAAATTGATGAAAGATTAAAAGCTGAAATGAACACTAATATTGCGATGAATTATGAGCAAATTGGTGAAGGTAAATTTAAAGTAAACGGAAGAGGTGAGCTTCAAATTACTATTTTAGCTGAGAATATGAGAAGAGAAGGCTTTGAGTTTTGTATAGGAAGACCTGAAGTTATCATTAGAGAAGAAAATGGTGTAAAAATGGAGCCATTTGAGCACTTAGTTATTGATACTCCAGATGAATTCTCAGGTGCTATTATTGAAAAACTTGGAAAAAGAAAAGCTAATATGACAAATATGGTACCAATGGGGCAAGGATATACAAGATTAGAGTTTGAAATTCCTGCAAGAGGATTGATTGGTATTAGAACAGAATTTTTAACAGAAACAAAAGGTGAGGGTGTTATGAACCACTCATTCTTAGAGTTTAGACCATATTCTGGAACAGTTGAATCAAGAAAATATGGAGCTTTAGTTTCTATGGAAAATGGAGAAGCTCTTGCATACTCAATCTTTAACTTACAAGATAGAGGAGTAATGTTCGTAAAACCTCAAGATAAAGTATATATCGGAATGGTAATTGGGCAACATGCAAAAGATAACGATTTAGATGTAAATCCTATAAAAGGAAAACAACAATCAAACGTAAGATCTAGTGGTGCTGATGAAGCAATTAAATTAATTCCACCAAGACTTATGTCTTTAGAAAATGCTTTAGAGTGGATTGAAGATGATGAATTAGTTGAAGTTACACCTCTTTCTGTAAGAGTTAGAAAAAGAGAACTTGATCCAACAGTAAGAAAAAGAACAGCAAAAAAAGAAAAGAATGCTTAA
- the yedE gene encoding selenium metabolism membrane protein YedE/FdhT, with protein sequence MNFWQNFKRDFLVKFWAPIPAVIALGVLSAYYFGITGTYWAVTGEFTRWGGHFLQLFNVDVSSWGYYKLMKIDGNIFTRVDGVMIIGMFAGCIAAAFWGNNVKFRLPVNNIRIWQALIGGIIAGFGARLGMGCNLASFFTGIPQFSFHAWVFTAAMIVGVYFGVKLAMSSFFQSKIKMQKVSCAKPLEHNEEKVKKFFTFGTVVFIGIIIWATYLIFIEQATKLGMAMLFGSAFGLAIAKAQICFTSAFRDIFTTGRSELAKAIIIGMAVATLGVFTYIMMGQPPKIFWTGPNVIIGGFLFGFGIVLAGGCECGWMYRAVEGQVHFWIVGIGNIIGATLLAFVWDDISPVLATSWPKINLLQEFGNYGGLFINYGLLLIFFIVILVLEKRYLNKSRNR encoded by the coding sequence ATGAACTTTTGGCAAAATTTCAAAAGAGATTTTTTAGTTAAATTTTGGGCACCAATTCCTGCTGTTATTGCACTTGGAGTTTTAAGTGCGTATTATTTTGGAATAACTGGCACTTATTGGGCTGTTACAGGAGAATTTACAAGATGGGGTGGTCATTTTTTACAATTATTTAATGTAGATGTATCATCTTGGGGATACTACAAACTTATGAAAATAGATGGGAATATATTTACTAGAGTTGATGGTGTTATGATTATTGGAATGTTTGCAGGTTGTATTGCTGCTGCATTTTGGGGAAATAATGTAAAGTTCAGACTACCAGTGAATAATATAAGAATTTGGCAAGCATTAATTGGTGGAATTATTGCAGGATTTGGAGCAAGACTTGGTATGGGTTGTAATTTAGCAAGTTTCTTTACTGGTATTCCTCAATTTAGTTTTCATGCTTGGGTATTTACAGCGGCAATGATTGTAGGAGTTTATTTTGGAGTAAAATTGGCTATGAGCTCTTTTTTCCAATCAAAAATAAAAATGCAAAAAGTATCTTGTGCTAAACCTTTAGAACATAATGAAGAAAAAGTTAAAAAATTCTTTACTTTTGGAACAGTTGTTTTTATAGGAATTATTATTTGGGCAACATACTTAATATTTATTGAACAAGCTACAAAACTTGGAATGGCAATGTTATTTGGTAGTGCTTTTGGTTTAGCTATTGCAAAAGCACAAATTTGTTTCACATCTGCATTTAGAGATATATTCACAACAGGAAGAAGTGAATTAGCAAAAGCTATTATTATAGGTATGGCTGTTGCAACTTTAGGTGTATTTACTTATATTATGATGGGACAACCTCCAAAAATATTTTGGACTGGACCAAATGTAATTATTGGTGGATTTTTATTTGGATTTGGAATTGTTCTTGCTGGTGGTTGTGAATGTGGATGGATGTATAGAGCAGTAGAAGGACAAGTTCATTTTTGGATAGTTGGAATTGGAAATATTATAGGAGCTACTCTTTTAGCCTTTGTTTGGGATGATATTTCACCTGTACTAGCTACATCTTGGCCAAAAATAAATCTACTTCAAGAATTTGGAAATTATGGTGGTTTATTTATAAATTACGGATTATTATTAATCTTCTTTATAGTTATTTTAGTATTAGAAAAAAGATACCTAAATAAATCAAGAAATAGATAA
- the yedF gene encoding sulfurtransferase-like selenium metabolism protein YedF encodes MNKDKIIPDYRIDMQGEPCPYPAINTLEAMKELKDGEILEVISDCPQSINNIPADAKNHGYKVLLIDSDGPTIRYIIQK; translated from the coding sequence ATGAACAAAGATAAAATTATTCCAGATTATAGAATAGATATGCAAGGTGAACCTTGTCCATATCCTGCAATAAATACTCTTGAAGCAATGAAAGAGTTAAAAGATGGTGAAATATTAGAAGTTATTAGTGACTGCCCGCAAAGTATAAATAATATTCCAGCAGATGCTAAAAATCACGGTTATAAAGTTTTACTAATAGATAGTGATGGTCCAACAATTAGATACATCATACAAAAATAG